One part of the Melospiza melodia melodia isolate bMelMel2 chromosome 3, bMelMel2.pri, whole genome shotgun sequence genome encodes these proteins:
- the HLX gene encoding H2.0-like homeobox protein: MYTAGLAPFYASNFSLWSAAYCSASGPAAGGCFPLDAAAAKKPSFCIADILHAGGEAAAGAADSLPGGPGTGMPAALGAVHHGGPFHTAASPLRPTPVVAPDAPAAFPPRLSPLSSAYHSHHHRPPQHRGPAAAAAGGGGAPAPARLPGGHTHGSAPAPASKDLKFGIDRILSAEFDPKVKEGNTLRDLTSLLTTSRQTGVHLPNLQPSAGQFFASLDPINEASAILGPLNTNPRSSVQHQFQDTFPGPYAVLTKDTLPQTYKRKRSWSRAVFSNLQRKGLEKRFEIQKYVTKPDRKQLAAMLGLTDAQVKVWFQNRRMKWRHSKEAQAQKDKEPPPEPEPAAQRAGIAAPAAPGEPERSPSRSDGDSDSSDAESLDMAPSDTERTEGADRSLPAAGLGKSSGSAGLPSPPPASPEPRGGL; encoded by the exons ATGTACACGGCCGGGCTGGCTCCTTTCTACGCCTCCAACTTCAGCTTGTGGTCAGCGGCGTACTGCTCTGCatcggggccggcggccggcgGCTGCTTCCCTCTGGACGCCGCGGCGGCCAAGAAGCCGTCCTTCTGCATCGCCGACATCCTCCACGCCGGCGGCGAGGCGGCGGCCGGAGCCGCCGACAGCCTGCCCGGAGGGCCCGGCACCGGGATGCCGGCCGCGCTGGGAGCCGTGCACCACGGCGGGCCCTTCCACACCGCGGCCTCGCCGCTCCGGCCCACGCCCGTCGTGGCCCCCGACGCCCCCGCCGCGTTCCCGCCGCGCCTCTCGCCGCTCTCCAGCGCCTACCACTCCCACCACCACCGCCCCCCGCAGCACCGgggccccgcggcggcggcggcgggcggcggaggcgccccggcccccgcccggcTGCCCGGCGGCCACACGCACGGCTCGGCGCCGGCGCCCGCCAGCAAGGACCTGAAATTCGGCATCGACCGCATTTTATCGGCGGAGTTTGACCCCAAAGTCAAGGAAGGCAACACGTTGAGAG ATCTGACCTCCTTATTAACTACAAGCCGCCAaactggggttcatctccccaaCTTGCAGCCTTCCGCCGGCCAGTTCTTCGCGTCTCTAGACCCTATTAACGAGGCCTCTGCTATCCTGGGTCCCTTAAACACAAACCCAAGGAGCTCAGTGCAGCATCAGTTTCAAGACACTTTTCCAG GTCCGTACGCAGTTCTAACCAAGGACACGCTGCCCCAGACGTACAAGAGGAAACGTTCCTGGTCCAGGGCTGTTTTTTCCAACCTGCAGAGGAAAGGTTTAGAAAAACGGTTCGAAATCCAGAAGTATGTCACCAAACCGGACAGGAAGCAACTGGCGGCGATGCTGGGGCTGACAGATGCTCAA GTGAAGGTGTGGTTCCAGAACCGGCGGATGAAGTGGCGGCACTCCAAGGAAGCGCAGGCCCAGAAGGACAAGGAGCCGCCGCCGGAGCCGGAGCCGGCGGCCCAGCGAGCCGGCATAGCAgcgcccgccgcccccggggAGCCCGAGCGCAGCCCCAGCCGCTCCGACGGCGACAGCGACAGCAGCGACGCTGAGTCCCTCGACATGGCCCCCAGCGACACGGAAAGGACTGAGGGCGCCGACCGGAGCCTGCCGGCCGCCGGGCTGGGCAAGTCCTccggcagcgccggcctgcctTCCCCGCCGCCCGCCAGCCCCGAGCCGCGGGGCGGTCTATAG